In Phragmites australis chromosome 17, lpPhrAust1.1, whole genome shotgun sequence, the following are encoded in one genomic region:
- the LOC133897621 gene encoding arogenate dehydratase/prephenate dehydratase 6, chloroplastic-like, whose protein sequence is MDAAVLDAFFAAPRHQLIRPAAAGCSRSARLLACRPCATPFGRADWQTTRAILASNTSGDSDATRGRQQKQPAPRVNGQKPPPLPPLETEKSPAPAELDLDLVPLSNLPRPLSISDLSPAPMHGSQLRVAYQGVPGAYSEAAAAKAYPGCDAIPCDQFEVAFQAVELWIADRAVLPVENSLGGSIHRNYDLLLRHRLHIVGEVQLPVHHCLLALPGVRKELLTRVISHPQALAQCELTLNAMGLNVAREAFDDTAGAAEHVAAGALRDTAAIASARAAELYGLQILADGIQDDAGNVTRFVMLAREPIIPRTDRPFKTSIVFAHDRDGTSMLFKVLSAFAFRDISLTKIESRPHRHRPIRLVDDANVGTAKHFEYMFYIDFQASMADVRAQNALAEIQEFTSFLRVLGSYPMDMTPWDAAPSSSSIANGIDNR, encoded by the coding sequence ATGGACGCCGCCGTGCTGGACGCCTTCTTCGCCGCGCCGCGCCACCAGCTGatccgccccgccgccgccggatgcAGCAGATCCGCGCGCCTGCTGGCGTGCCGGCCGTGCGCGACCCCGTTCGGCCGCGCCGACTGGCAGACTACCCGCGCCATCCTCGCCAGCAACACCAGCGGCGACTCTGATGCCACCAGAGGCCGGCAGCAGAAACAGCCGGCGCCACGGGTGAATGGGCAGAAGCCGCCGCCTTTGCCGCCCTTGGAGACGGAGaagtcgccggcgccggcggagctGGATCTGGATCTGGTGCCCCTGTCGAACCTTCCGCGTCCGCTGAGCATCAGCGATCTCTCCCCTGCGCCGATGCACGGGAGCCAGCTGCGGGTCGCGTACCAGGGGGTCCCGGGGGCCTACAGCGAGGCGGCCGCCGCCAAGGCCTACCCGGGTTGCGACGCCATCCCCTGCGACCAGTTCGAGGTCGCCTTCCAGGCCGTCGAGCTCTGGATCGCCGACCGCGCCGTGCTTCCCGTCGAGAACTCGCTCGGCGGCAGCATCCACCGCAACTacgacctcctcctccgccaccgcctccacaTCGTCGGCGAGGTGCAGCTCCCCGTTCACCACTGCCTCCTCGCGCTCCCGGGGGTGCGCAAGGAGCTGCTCACCCGCGTCATCTCCCACCCGCAGGCGCTGGCCCAGTGCGAGCTCACTCTCAACGCCATGGGCCTCAACGTGGCGCGCGAGGCATTCGACGacaccgccggcgccgccgagcACGTCGCCGCGGGCGCGCTCCGCGACACCGCCGCCATCGCCTCCGCACGCGCCGCCGAGCTCTACGGCCTGCAGATCCTCGCCGACGGCATCCAGGACGACGCTGGCAACGTTACCCGCTTCGTCATGCTCGCCCGGGAGCCCATCATCCCGCGCACCGACCGACCCTTCAAGACCAGCATCGTGTTCGCGCACGACAGGGATGGCACCTCCATGCTCTTCAAGGTGCTCTCCGCCTTCGCGTTCAGGGACATCAGCCTCACCAAGATCGAGAGCCGGCCGCACCGCCACCGCCCCATCCGGCTCGTGGACGACGCCAACGTCGGCACGGCCAAGCACTTCGAGTACATGTTCTACATCGACTTCCAGGCGTCCATGGCCGACGTCCGCGCGCAGAACGCGCTCGCCGAGATCCAGGAGTTCACCTCCTTCCTCAGGGTGCTCGGCAGCTACCCCATGGACATGACGCCGTGGGATGCTGCACCATCATCGTCTAGCATCGCCAATGGCATCGACAATCGGTAA
- the LOC133897619 gene encoding uncharacterized protein LOC133897619: protein MRASAPMETPASARRSAAPDPGAKKPRLAQAPPRDPRSYTAGSNGSSASDQAQVDELLAQYRTALGELTFNSKPIITNLTIIAGENLQAAKPIAALICANILEVPSEQKLPSLYLLDSIVKNIGKDYVKHFSARLPEVFCKVYKQVDPSIHHSMRHLFGTWKGVFPPASLQMIEKELGFQSSANGSSGAAPLRPDSQSQRPSNSIHVNPKYLEARQQLNQPTKGILGSGVKTAGIADAGSDIERANRMGTDRSAGRHLDAPNARPNIQRTQRDPFSNPIHEKQAGRDVRSLGFSNISQQPVVGAGQVRSKSKGQDGIGGPYYTASVGSSEEQFGRRSNFYANKDVRPSGSVRLDSALLPTPSNSNRIGRPSSNKSWKHSEEEEYVWDDVHSQAADYGGTNTVRKGEWMADDGNAKFASFQRAKWAEVGAVEHLDPNSNKLDNLPRFGQATGQDRRIATYMDQEEYLHGKREVEARIDREMRPDGQQFPAPRGSSLWVSQEKTLPDIGLDPRVSQFPNQPADRPNIYVGTMSSSITSSVPVGLSGSYAGRSSLDSATSVPTRSTHRYWSSSPPPAHSPSSPAPFAGQSSPSPTEPDFYPSRSFSQLGQNPQEEYGQRALPVLAKDSHVLAQNTGLTQGQPSLQATLSLGSQQTQRHSTLQSKPHLKPTDQVQASFSHENSSLLFRPSIQLGEVSLPSDSAPISSDLTSASNLLAGLIKSGFKPNNPSNLASLRSQPLVPSGPPTHSLTSPSAASSSPQSAARENATLQTQTPNTARPPLPPGLPPPPSVVCLSTQIAEKAAPLSSLLSSLVAKGLISSPATDPSVVVPSQPNKPSSSNSTDGTASAMPLPTVKPSVGKETSTPDSSVPTKTLFTKTVEIKTGDLIGLEFKPEKLRKHHEHVISSLFHDRSHQCKSCGQRFRLEEELSLHMTCCRSREYETIYAGIAPKRWYPSKNTYIDGSHEMENSTEVSAASDADLGSAEEVLCEFMVPADESQIICALCGEPFDDVYSIERGDWMYKDAVFLDYPKGESSHGDNVEGKIEHVPIVHARCMPRNSNDGMEVD, encoded by the exons ATGCGCGCCTCCGCCCCCATGGAGACCCCCGCGTCCGCCCGCAGATCCGCCGCCCCCGATCCTGGCGCCAAGAAGCCGCGCCTCGCGCAAGCGCCGCCGCGGGACCCCAGATCTTATACCGCCGGCTCCAATGGCAGCTCAGCCTCCGACCAGGCGCAGGTCGACGAGCTGCTCGCGCAGTACCGGACGGCGCTCGGGGAGCTCACCTTCAACTCCAAGCCCATCATCACCAACCTCACCATCATCGCCGGCGAGAACCTCCAGGCCGCCAAGCCCATTGCCGCCCTCATCTGCGCCAACATCCTCGAG GTTCCAAGTGAACAGAAGCTACCATCTCTATATCTACTTGACAGTATCGTCAAGAATATTGGAAAAGATTATGTTAAACATTTTTCTGCAAGATTACCTGAG gtgttctGCAAGGTGTATAAACAAGTTGATCCTTCTATACATCATAGCATGAGGCACCTTTTTGGAACTTGGAAAGGGGTGTTTCCTCCAGCTTCACTCCAAATGATTGAGAAGGAACTTGGTTTTCAGTCATCTGCCAATGGATCATCAGGTGCTGCACCATTGAGGCCTGATTCTCAATCCCAGCGCCCATCCAATAGCATTCATGTAAATCCAAAATATTTGGAAGCGAGACAGCAGCTCAATCAACCAACTAAG gggatactgggaagtggtGTCAAGACAGCTGGAATTGCTGATGCCGGCAGTGATATTGAGAGGGCTAACAGGATGGGTACTGATAGAAGTGCAGGGCGACACTTAGATGCTCCGAACGCTAGGCCT AACATACAGCGCACTCAGAGGGACCCTTTTAGCAATCCTATTCATGAAAAACAGGCAGGTAGAGATGTGAGGAGCCTTGGATTCTCCAACATTTCACAGCAGCCTGTTGTGGGAGCTGGTCAAGTTCGTTCAAAATCCAAAGGCCAAGATGGAATCGGGGGGCCATATTATACTGCTAGTGTTGGCTCTTCTGAAGAACAATTTGGCAGGCGCAGCAACTTTTATGCAAACAAGGATGTTCGGCCATCAGGATCTGTACGTTTGGATAGTGCACTTCTCCCAACTCCAAGTAATTCCAATAGAATCGGTAGGCCTTCATCAAACAAAAGCTGGAAGCACTCTGAGGAAGAAGAGTATGTGTGGGATGATGTACATTCTCAAGCAGCAGATTATGGTGGTACCAATACTGTAAGAAAAGGAGAATGGATGGCTGATGATGGCAATGCTAAGTTTGCAAGCTTCCAAAGGGCTAAATGGGCAGAGGTGGGAGCTGTTGAACATCTAGACCCCAACTCAAATAAACTAGATAACTTACCAAGATTTGGACAGGCAACAGGTCAAGATAGAAGAATTGCAACATACATG GATCAGGAAGAATACCTTCATGGTAAGCGTGAGGTGGAAGCAAGAATTGATAGGGAAATGAGACCTGATGGACAGCAGTTCCCAGCACCTCGAGGTTCCTCTCTGTGGGTGTCACAGGAAAAAACACTCCCAGATATTGGGCTGGATCCTAGGGTATCACAATTTCCCAATCAGCCAGCAGATAGGCCCAACATTTATGTGGGCACCATGTCATCAAGTATCACGTCATCTGTTCCTGTTGGATTATCAGGATCCTATGCTGGAAGATCAAGCCTAGATAGTGCAACTAGTGTGCCAACAAGATCAACTCATAGATATTGGTCATCTTCCCCTCCACCTGCTCACTCACCTTCATCTCCTGCACCCTTTGCAGGTCAGAGTTCCCCAAGTCCAACCGAGCCTGATTTTTATCCCTCCAGATCATTTTCTCAATTGGGTCAAAATCCTCAAGAAGAATATGGCCAAAGAGCATTACCAGTACTTGCTAAAGATTCTCACGTCTTAGCTCAAAATACTGGACTTACTCAGGGCCAACCTAGTCTACAGGCAACCTTGTCACTGGGTTCCCAGCAGACGCAAAGGCACTCTACCTTACAGTCAAAGCCACATCTCAAGCCAACTGATCAAGTGCAGGCAAGCTTCTCACATGAAAATTCTTCATTGCTGTTCAGACCTTCTATCCAGCTTGGAGAAGTCTCCTTGCCCAGTGATTCCGCCCCTATAAGCTCAGATCTGACAAGCGCTAGTAATTTGTTGGCTGGCCTCATAAAGAGTGGGTTCAAACCAAATAACCCCAGTAATCTTGCAAGCTTGAGGTCACAACCTCTTGTTCCAAGTGGGCCACCTACACATTCTTTGACATCTCCTTCAGCTGCTTCTTCATCGCCGCAAAGTGCAGCTCGTGAAAATGCCACTTTGCAAACCCAGACACCAAACACTGCTCGCCCACCTTTGCCACCAGGTCTGCCACCCCCTCCATCTGTTGTTTGCCTGTCAACACAGATCGCGGAGAAAGCTGCACCGCTCTCAAGTCTTCTCAGTTCCCTGGTTGCAAAGGGATTAATCTCTTCTCCAGCCACTGATCCATCTGTTGTGGTTCCATCACAGCCAAATAAGCCATCAAGTTCTAACTCCACAGATGGCACTGCTTCAGCTATGCCTTTGCCAACTGTCAAGCCTTCAGTTGGCAAGGAGACATCTACTCCTGATTCATCTGTTCCAACAAAAACTTTGTTCACCAAAACTGTGGAAATCAAGACGGGAGACCTTATTGGTCTTGAGTTCAAGCCAGAGAAACTTCGCAAACACCATGAGCATGTGATTAGCAGCCTCTTCCATGACCGAAGTCATCAGTGTAAATCATGCGGCCAAAGGTTCAGGCTTGAAGAGGAACTCAGCTTGCACATGACGTGCTGTAGATCGAGGGAGTATGAGACCATCTATGCTGGTATTGCACCTAAAAGATGGTACCCTAGCAAGAATACCTACATTGATGGATCACATGAAATGGAGAACAGCACGGAGGTTTCTGCTGCTTCTGATGCAGATTTAGGTTCTGCAGAGGAAGTATTGTGTGAGTTTATGGTCCCTGCAGATGAGAGCCAAATTATCTGTGCACTGTGTGGGGAGCCATTTGATGACGTTTATTCCATTGAGAGGGGCGACTGGATGTACAAGGATGCAGTCTTTTTGGATTACCCGAAGGGAGAAAGCAGCCATGGAGACAATGTTGAGGGTAAAATAGAGCATGTACCCATTGTACATGCAAGATGTATGCCGAGAAACTCAAATGATGGCATGGAGGTGGATTAG